One stretch of Eupeodes corollae chromosome 2, idEupCoro1.1, whole genome shotgun sequence DNA includes these proteins:
- the LOC129945836 gene encoding MICOS complex subunit MIC13 homolog QIL1, translating into MALRFAIKSGLAYGAMHYTCSLGVWGNSVQADKLYNELMAQARPHVVSLQKKLPIEVPNLPKTGEVRFLAKHYYNTGVKNTFHFIIMLPCYAGQLIKKTKDTINKSLEAPAVKN; encoded by the exons ATGGCTCTGAG ATTTGCAATTAAATCCGGTCTTGCTTATGGTGCTATGCATTACACCTGCAGCCTCGGCGTTTGGGGTAACAGTGTGCAAGCAGATAAACTCTATAATGAGCTGATGGCCCAGGCAAGGCCACATGTTGTGAGTTTACAGAAGAAACTACCAATCGAAGTACCGAATCTTCCTAAAACCGGAGAAGTTCGCTTCCTGGCAAAACACTACTATAACACTGGAGTTAAGAATACCTTCCATTTTATCATAATGCTACCATGCTATGCCGGCCAATTGATCAAAAAGACCAAAGATACAATCAACAAATCGCTGGAGGCACCTGCCGTTAAGAATTGA
- the LOC129947135 gene encoding proliferation-associated protein 2G4, producing MADEVEVQEKTIAEDLVVTKYKLAGEIVNKTLKAVIDLCVADASVRDICTSGDNQITEETGKVYKKEKDLKKGIAFPTCVSVNNCVCHFSPTKNDPDCILKEGDVVKIDLGAHIDGFIAVAAHTIVVGASSEKKATGKKADVTLAAYWAVQAALRLIKDGASNYAITEAVQQVAESYKCKPIEGMLSHQLKQFKIDGEKTIIQNPSEAQRKEHEKCTFETHEVYAIDVIVSSGEGVGREKDTKVSIYKKTDENYQLKLKASRALLAEVKTKYGNMPFNLRHFDEETKARMGVVECVSHKMIEPFQVLYEKPTEYVAQFKHTVLLMPNGVNLVTGIPFAEENFTSEHSIAQPELKELVSAPINPSKSAKKGKGSKKKVASESESAAKAKVESAPAVETKA from the exons aaactttgAAAGCAGTCATCGATCTCTGTGTTGCTGATGCCTCTGTGAGGGATATCTGTACAAGCGGTGACAATCAAATCACTGAAGAAACTGgaaaa gtttataaaaaggaaaaagacttaaaaaaaggaattgcATTTCCAACCTGTGTGTCAGTTAACAATTGTGTGTGTCATTTTTCACCAACAAAGAATGATCCTGATTGCATTCTAAAAGAAGGAGATGTTGTTAAAAT agATTTGGGAGCCCATATTGATGGTTTTATTGCAGTAGCAGCACACACCATTGTTGTTGGAGCATCAAGTGAAAAGAAGGCAACTGGCAAAAAGGCTGATGTTACTCTTGCTGCTTACTGGGCCGTACAAGCTGCTCTAAGGCTGATTAAAGATGGAGCTAGT AACTACGCAATTACCGAAGCGGTGCAACAAGTTGCTGAATCGTATAAATGCAAACCAATCGAAGGAATGCTCAGTCATCAATTGAAACAATTCAAAATCGACGGAGAAAAGACAATTATTCAAAATCCAAGCGAAGCTCAACGCAAGGAACACGAAAAATGTACCTTTGAAACCCATGAAGTGTATGCAATCGATGTTATCGTCAGTTCAGGTGAAGGAGTT ggtCGTGAGAAGGACACAAAAGtttcaatttacaaaaagaCCGATGAAAACTATCAACTTAAACTGAAGGCATCAAGAGCTCTCCTAGCTGAG gtTAAGACAAAATATGGAAATATGCCTTTCAATCTGCGACACTTTGACGAGGAAACTAAAGCTAGAATGGGTGTTGTTGAATGTGTTTCCCATAAGATGATTGAACCATTCCAAGTGCTGTATGAAAAACCAA CTGAATACGTGGCACAATTCAAACACACTGTCCTGCTTATGCCAAATGGTGTGAATTTGGTTACCGGCATCCCATTCGCTGAGGAGAACTTTACCAGCGAGCACAGTATAGCTCAACCTGAACTTAAg gaACTCGTAAGCGCCCCAATTAACCCCTCAAAAAGTGCCAAGAAGGGAAAGGGTTCAAAGAAGAAGGTAGCCAGCGAATCAGAATCAGCAGCGAAAGCAAAAGTAGAATCAGCACCAGCTGTTGAAACAAAAGCATAA